A window of Nocardia arthritidis genomic DNA:
GCGGCTGGACGCACCGGATTCCGTTGCGGGGCCGCTGTTCGAACGTCTCGCGCAGCCGCGGGCGCTCGGGCGGTTCCGCACCGACGCCGTCGCGATTGTGGCGCTGTATGCGGTCGCGTTCGCCTGCTACGGCGGGCGCGGTTGGATGTTGCTCGCGGCGATCGGCGGCCGGGCGCTGATAATTTCCTTGTCCGACAACGCCTATCACTACGGCACCGAACTCGACCGGCCGCTGGAGGCGATGAATCTGCGGCTGCCCCGCGTGCTGGAACGCTTCGCGCTCAGCTTCAACCTGCACGGTGTGCACCACCGGCATCCGGGTCTGCGCTGGTATGAGCTGCGCGCCGCGTTCCGCCGGGAGGGCGGCCGCTATCACCTCGGCTGGTTCACCGCCGCGGCCCGGCAGCTGCGTGGCCCGATCGCGCTGCGCTGATCGCGAAACACGGTAGATGCCAGTATGTTTCGTCGCATGTCCAGATCGAGATACTTGGCCGCGATCCTGGTTGTCATGGCCGTCACCTTCGGCGAGTCCGCCGCACCCACCGCGTCGGCGGCCGCCTCGACCGAGGTCGAGGTGAAATTGAATCTTGTTGCGGCGGCGCTCGATTCGTCGGGCGCGCCGAATGCCGACGTGCGCTCGGCATTCGGCCTCGGCGCCGATTCGCGTGAGCTGTCCTACGAATTCTTCGACACCGATCCGCTGGAGTTGAAGGGCGCGGGCTGGAGTGTGCGGTTGCGGCACAAGGCGGGCGGCAAGCTGGATCTCAACTACAAGAAGCGGTTTCCGATCGATGGCGGCGCGGTCGATGCCGCACTCGCCGCCGCCCGGCAACAGGGTTTCGGCTCACCATTCGAGGCCCAGGTGGACTGGACCTACGACCGGCTGACGCTGAGCATGGCCACCAACGCCACCGAATCCGCGAAACACTATGCGGGGACCACGCTTCCGGACGAACCGGAGGCGCGCACCATGCTGGTGGGCGATATGCCCGGCAAATTGGCCGACTGGACCGCACCGGACTGGGGCCGGAACAAACTCCGCGCCGCGCGCGGGCACGGCCCGGTCACCGCGAAGGAATGGAAGGGCAACTGGCAGGGCGTCGAACTCGGTATCGAGGTGGTTCCGGTGCGCGACAGCTCCGGCGCGGGCACCGAGACCGTCATCGAGCTGTCGTTCAAGACCGATGGCATCGACTCGGCGAAAAGACTTCGCAATCAAGCGATTTCGACCCTCCAGGCGAAAGGGCTGCTCGCGCCGGTGGACATCTTGAAGACGGACCTGATCCTCAGCCGCTACTGATCCGGCATCGGCGGTGAATGATGGTGCGCCGTTTGCCGATTCAGGCGGGCGCGGCCGTCGTTGCGTATGGTGTTGTGGCGGGGATGCCGGGGCCGGTCCGTCCCGGATCGTGCTTTCCGGTCGCCGACCGAACAGAGGGGTGGTCTGGATGGTTGCTCGGAATGCGGATCCTGCCGTCGGGATGGTCCGGAACTCGTTCGTGCGCGGGGAGGTGCTGCCCGCCGGTGACCGATCGGCCGGGAGCTAGCGGTGCGGCCGGACCCGACCGCCGACGCGCTCGCGCGGGAGTGGCAGGCGGCGCTCACCGGAACCAGCTTCGTGCCGCTGCGTCCGGACGAGTTACATGCGCTGCTGGCGGGTTTCGTCGCCGAGCTGAGCGCCGCACTGGCCGCCGAGCCGTTCGATCCATCGGTGGCCGCGCGGGTCGGCGCCGGATTGGTGTCGGCCCATCTCACGAATCCCGATGTGCTGTCGCGCACCACGCCGACGCTGCTGGCGCTGACCTCCGACTCCCGGCGGCTGATCGCGCTGCTCGGCGAGTTGTCCGCCGGTTACACCGCCGCGCTGCTCGCCCAGCGCGAAGCCAGCAAAGAGGCGCTGCAGCTGGCGGTGATCGCCGCGCAGCGCGCCGCCGAGAGCCGGTTCCGCGCGGTCTTCGACAACGCCGGGGTCGCCATCACGGTCGTCGACACGGCGGGCCTGATCGTCGACGCGAACCCGACGCTGGCGCGGATGCTCGATCGGCCGATCGACGCGCTGTACGGCCTGGACCTGCTCGACTTCGCGCATCCGGAGGAGCGCGTCGAGATCCCGGCCCGGGTGCGGAAGGAGATCGCCGCGGGCACGGTCCGGCTGGAGACCCGCTATCGCCGCGGCGACGGCGATTACGGCTTCGCGAGCTGGACGGTCTCGCCGGTCCCGAATACGGTCGCCGCGGGCACGCATCTGCTGGTGGTCGGGGAGGACACCACCGAGCGCCGGGTCTTGCAGGCCAAACTGGACTGGCAGGCCCGCCACGATCCGCTCACCGGTCTGGCCAATCGGGCCGAACTCATCGAGCGGCTGGAGACGATGCTGGAGTCCGGCGATGCGCGATCGCGACTATCCCATGTGCTGTTCGTCGACCTGGACCGCTTCAAACAGATCAACGACAGCCTCGGTCACGCCGCCGGTGACGCGGTGCTGCAGGTGATCGCGCAGCGGTTGCGGCGGGTGCTGCCGCCCGGCGACGCCATCGCCCGGCTCGGCGGCGACGAATTCGCCGTCCTGCTCGGTCCCGGCGCACCGCGACCGGATCTCGGGCAGTTGCTGGGCAGGCTGGAGGATGCCGTCGCCGAACCGGTCGTGCTGGACGGCGGCCACCGGGTGGCGGTGAGCGCGAGCATCGGT
This region includes:
- a CDS encoding fatty acid desaturase family protein, which translates into the protein MAVAAGLLQLIVLPVFLLPRSAAWGWILVPLVLLTTPFWSLIHEAIHGMLVSRREVNDRCGRVLGVLYGSPFALLKAGHLLHHRFSRVRDRGEIYDPATSSWGRAAFGYYLRLLGGLYLLEVVAVLLAPLPAPVLRRLAERLDAPDSVAGPLFERLAQPRALGRFRTDAVAIVALYAVAFACYGGRGWMLLAAIGGRALIISLSDNAYHYGTELDRPLEAMNLRLPRVLERFALSFNLHGVHHRHPGLRWYELRAAFRREGGRYHLGWFTAAARQLRGPIALR
- a CDS encoding sensor domain-containing diguanylate cyclase yields the protein MRPDPTADALAREWQAALTGTSFVPLRPDELHALLAGFVAELSAALAAEPFDPSVAARVGAGLVSAHLTNPDVLSRTTPTLLALTSDSRRLIALLGELSAGYTAALLAQREASKEALQLAVIAAQRAAESRFRAVFDNAGVAITVVDTAGLIVDANPTLARMLDRPIDALYGLDLLDFAHPEERVEIPARVRKEIAAGTVRLETRYRRGDGDYGFASWTVSPVPNTVAAGTHLLVVGEDTTERRVLQAKLDWQARHDPLTGLANRAELIERLETMLESGDARSRLSHVLFVDLDRFKQINDSLGHAAGDAVLQVIAQRLRRVLPPGDAIARLGGDEFAVLLGPGAPRPDLGQLLGRLEDAVAEPVVLDGGHRVAVSASIGVTAVRPFERRGPEQLLHDADLAMYRTKTRRARGRPRTYAERPRS